A genome region from Arachis duranensis cultivar V14167 chromosome 6, aradu.V14167.gnm2.J7QH, whole genome shotgun sequence includes the following:
- the LOC107495043 gene encoding eukaryotic translation initiation factor 4G isoform X1, with the protein MSFNQSKSDKSDAVYRKSGRSASFNQQRGSSGGAYGRGGSGGGAAPSPSLSSSRSFNKKSNNAQGGQSRVNPTVASSTESSSTNANRTIPNGSHVQPQFHGGSDAPVTNATIKSPESNAQRSTRAIPKAPTSQPPTLSSDSAPPTTPAKGDASKAFPFQFGSISPGFINGMAIPARTSSAPPNLDEQKRDQARHDSFKPPAPAPAPAPAPAPAPAPPVPKQHSVRKDIGNNDQSNAGTRAKKDMQLSSLPPGSQMQKPSVVPLSGISMAMPYHQPQASVQFGSPNPQIQSQGMPTAPLQMPLPMPLPIGNAPQVQQQVFVPGLQPHQMHQGLMHQSQNMSFTPQLSPQLPHQLGSMGLSIGPQYSPQQGGKFAPRKTTPVKITHPETHEELRLDKRADTYSDGGSSGAKSHATVPSQSQPAQPFTVSHPITYYQPNSYSASSGFYPPASSLPLTSSQITPNSQPPRFSYAVSHGQQNVGFMNSSSHNSIPVNKVGTHIPAITEPPAPEFSHNVLNAISPSSGATSMSIKDSSGTGLVDSSVANSNISSARRSHSARSSVASGDANSSLPQKGSEICSEVSLEQSKLSSDSSVLNSLPKQSSASTEVTAAPLKSSSAVSAESVSVVSNDEEKGKEFLSRSNSLKDNQKVQKKGELQHQVAVQSPTVADVPSQAVERSSVISETVGTKTNHSAAVTSEDVAAATAADEDMLLTPSVSMSHAEVKSNGTTELSVCVSAEGPVAQTGYSLNNNDELDEFLQEDKLSKDKVSEMGEKTEISSIQGSKQEHDESTSCVPECERTSDSLVMSTCSALGSPRDVSLSRDDIAVNSGAVSASSGTLDQHSADVPETTSKHLKDSLEIAESVVSLPAPGTKDRPILEQNKVKTTKGKKKRREILQKADAAGSTSDLYNAYKGPEEKKDAVVSAEKEDSVSTSGSLEQFSTGAAQRDCITSEHKAELDDWEDAADMSAPKLEVSDQTEQVTDSCIVTMKRYSRDFLLKFAEQCTNLPEGFEITADIAESLMGANVSSSRDPHPSPGRNIDRTGGMSRIDRRGGAITEEDKWSKVSNAFHSGMRLDGIGGNAGFRPVQGGNFGVLRNPRSPLPYAGAGGILSGPMQSMGNLGGMPRNSSDSDRWQRASSFQQRGLIPSPQSPLQMMHKADKKYEVGKVTDAEEAKQRQLKAILNKLTPQNFEKLFEQVKAVNIDNAVTLTGVISQIFEKALMEPTFCEMYANFCSHLAADLPDFSEDNEKITFKRLLLNKCQEEFERGEREQEEADKADEGEIKLSNEEREEKRTKARRRMLGNIRLIGELYKKRMLTERIMHECIRKLLGQHQDPDEEDIEALCKLMSTIGEMIDHPKAKEHIDVYFERMKSLSNNMNLSSRVRFMLKDAIDLRKNKWQQRRKVEGPKKIEEVHRDATQERQAQAGRLGRGLGNNPVRRNPMDFGPRGASMLPSPVAQMGGVRGLPTQIRGYGPQDVRMDDRHEARILSVPLSQRLGDDSITLGPQGGLARGMSIRGSTAVSSSGSLNGYSNLPEGSAYSSREDHAPRYIPDRFGAPTAYDQPSAKERNMTYGNSDMRNADRNFDRPVLTSPSSQLQGTVVSQNPSSERIWPEERLRDMSMAAIREYYSARDEKEVVLCVKDLNNPSFHPSMVSIWVSDSFERKNTERDLLAQLLVNLVKSQDGTLSPAQLIKGFESVLSTLEDAVNDAPKAPEFLGRVFAKAITEHVVSLNEIGQLIHEGGEEPGSLLEAGLAADVLGSTLEAIQMEKGDTVLSEIRTSSNLRLETFRPPEPLKSRKLENFI; encoded by the exons ATGTCCTTCAATCAATCAAAATCCGACAAGAGTGACGCTGTGTACCGAAAATCCGGGCGATCCGCCAGCTTCAATCAGCAGCGAGGCTCCTCCGGCGGTGCATACGGCAGGGGCGGCAGCGGTGGCGGTGCCGCACCTTCTCCGTCACTATCCTCGAGCCGCAG TTTTAACAAGAAGTCTAATAATGCACAAGGTGGGCAATCTAGGGTAAACCCTACCGTAGCAAGTTCAACCGAGTCTAGTAGTACTAATGCAAACCGGACCATACCAAATGGTAGCCATGTTCAGCCTCAATTTCATG GAGGATCTGATGCACCAGTTACCAATGCAACTATCAAGTCACCCGAGTCAAATGCCCAGAGAAGCACCAGAGCTATTCCAAAAGCTCCTACTTCTCAACCTCCCACCTTGAGTTCTGATTCAGCTCCTCCGACAACCCCTGCTAAGG GAGATGCATCCAAGGCTTTCCCTTTCCAATTTGGATCTATTAGTCCTGGTTTTATTAACGGAATGGCA ATTCCTGCTCGCACAAGCTCAGCTCCACCCAATTTAGATGAGCAGAAGCGTGATCAG GCTCGCCATGATTCTTTTAAACCTCCAGCACCAGCACCGGCACCGGCACCGGCACCGGCACCGGCACCGGCACCTCCTGTTCCAAAGCAGCACTCAGTGAGGAAGGATATAGGTAATAATGATCAATCTAATGCTGGAACTCGGGCAAAAAAAGATATGCAGTTGTCATCATTGCCTCCAGGAAGCCAGATGCAGAAACCTTCAGTTGTTCCTTTAAGTGGAATTTCAATGGCAATGCCATATCATCAGCCACAGGCATCTGTACAGTTTGGCAGTCCCAATCCGCAGATTCAGTCTCAGGGTATGCCAACAGCACCTCTACAGATGCCTTTACCAATGCCTTTGCCAATTGGAAATGCTCCACAAGTGCAGCAACAGGTCTTTGTTCCAGGCCTTCAACCACACCAGATGCATCAAGGACTCATGCATCAGAGCCAAAACATGAGTTTTACTCCTCAACTGAGCCCTCAATTGCCCCATCAGTTAGGTAGCATGGGTCTAAGCATTGGCCCACAATATTCCCCACAGCAAGGAGGAAAATTTGCTCCTCGTAAAACTACTCCTGTCAAGATAACTCATCCTGAGACCCATGAGGAGCTTAGGCTTGATAAAAGGGCAGACACATATTCAGATGGTGGGTCATCTGGTGCTAAATCTCATGCTACTGTGCCTTCTCAGTCTCAACCTGCCCAGCCATTTACAGTTTCTCATCCTATTACTTACTATCAACCCAATTCCTATAGTGCAAGTTCTGGCTTTTATCCACCTGCTAGTTCTCTTCCATTAACAAGTAGTCAGATAACTCCAAATTCTCAACCACCAAGGTTTAGTTATGCAGTGAGCCATGGTCAGCAAAATGTTGGTTTCATGAATTCATCATCTCATAATTCGATACCTGTTAATAAAGTTGGCACTCATATCCCTGCCATTACTGAACCACCTGCTCCAGAATTTTCCCACAATGTGCTTAATGCTATCTCACCATCATCAGGAGCAACATCTATGTCTATTAAAGATAGTAGTGGGACTGGTCTTGTGGACTCCTCAGTTGCCAATTCCAATATTTCTAGTGCCCGAAGGAGTCACTCTGCTAGATCTTCAGTAGCATCTGGTGATGCTAACTCCTCTTTGCCACAAAAAGGTTCTGAAATTTGCTCTGAAGTTTCTTTGGAACAGTCTAAGTTATCCAGTGATTCTTCAGTTTTGAACTCACTGCCAAAACAATCTTCTGCATCTACTGAGGTTACAGCTGCTCCTTTGAAGTCTTCCTCCGCTGTGAGTGCTGAGTCTGTTTCAGTTGTGTCTAATGATGAAGAAAAGGGGAAGGAATTTCTCAGTAGGTCAAATTCTTTGAAAGATAATCAGAAGGTACAGAAGAAAGGCGAATTACAACATCAG GTTGCCGTACAATCTCCTACTGTAGCTGATGTCCCTTCCCAAGCTGTTGAGAGATCTTCAGTCATATCTGAAACTGTAGGAACTAAAACAAACCATTCTGCCGCAGTGACCAGTGAAGATGTAGCAGCAGCTACAGCTGCGGATGAAGACATGCTATTAACTCCCTCTGTTAGTATGTCTCATGCTGAAGTGAAAAGCAATGGCACTACAGAACTTTCTGTTTGTGTTTCAGCTGAAGGGCCTGTCGCTCAAACTGGCTATAGTTTGAATAACAATgatgagctagatgaattttTGCAAGAGGATAAACTGTCAAAGGATAAAGTTTCAGAAATGGGTGAAAAAACTGAAATATCATCTATTCAAGGTTCcaaacaagaacatgatgaatctACAAGCTGTGTTCCAGAATGTGAAAGGACAAGTGATAGTTTAGTCATGTCTACCTGTAGTGCATTGGGTTCTCCTAGAGATGTCTCATTGAGTAGAGATGATATTGCAGTCAATAGTGGAGCTGTTTCCGCAAGTTCTGGCACATTAGACCAGCATTCTGCTGATGTTCCAGAAACAACTTCAAAACATTTGAAAGATAGTTTAGAGATTGCTGAAAGTGTGGTTTCTCTTCCAGCGCCAGGTACTAAGGATAGACCAATTTTGGAGCAAAATAAGGTTAAAACTACTaaggggaaaaagaaaaggagagagaTTCTTCAAAAGGCCGATGCTGCTGGATCAACCTCTGATCTTTATAATGCGTACAAGGGACCTGAGGAAAAGAAGGATGCTGTTGTAAGTGCAGAGAAAGAGGACAGCGTTTCTACTTCTGGAAGTTTAGAGCAGTTTTCTACTGGTGCTGCTCAGCGAGATTGTATAACGAGTGAGCATAAAGCCGAGCTTGATGATTGGGAGGATGCTGCTGACATGTCTGCACCAAAACTTGAAGTTTCAGATCAAACTGAACAGGTTACTGACAGTTGTATAGTTACAATGAAAAGGTACTCTCGAGATTTCCTTTTGAAGTTTGCAGAGCAGTGCACAAATCTTCCTGAAGGATTTGAAATCACAGCTGACATAGCTGAGTCTTTGATGGGTGCCAATGTTAGTAGTTCACGTGATCCACATCCTTCTCCTGGAAGGAATATAGATAGGACTGGTGGGATGTCTAGGATAGATCGGCGTGGAGGTGCTATTACTGAGGAAGACAAGTGGAGCAAAGTTTCCAATGCTTTTCATTCAGGTATGCGTTTGGATGGTATTGGAGGTAATGCAGGATTTCGTCCAGTTCAAGGAGGCAATTTCGGTGTCTTAAGGAATCCTCGCTCACCTCTGCCATATGCTGGAGCTGGAGGGATTCTTTCTGGGCCAATGCAATCCATGGGCAATCTGGGAGGAATGCCAAGAAACAGCTCTGACAGTGACAGGTGGCAGCGTGCTTCTAGCTTCCAGCAAAGGGGTTTGATTCCTTCTCCTCAAAGTCCTTTGCAGATGATGCACAAAGCTGATAAGAAGTATGAGGTCGGTAAAGTGACAGATGCGGAAGAGGCCAAGCAGAGGCAATTGAAAGCTATATTGAATAAGTTAACTCCTCAGAATTTTGAGAAGCTTTTTGAGCAGGTAAAAGCAGTTAACATTGACAATGCAGTAACTCTCACTGGTGTCATCTCACAAATATTTGAGAAGGCTTTGATGGAACCTACCTTCTGTGAAATGTATGCCAATTTCTGTTCACATCTGGCAGCTGATTTGCCTGATTTTAGTGAAGACAATGAGAAGATAACTTTTAAGAGGTTATTATTAAACAAGTGCCAGGAAGAATTTGAGAGGGGTGAAAGAGAACAGGAAGAGGCTGACAAGGCTGATGAAGGTGAGATCAAGCTGTCTAATGAAGAAAGGGAGGAGAAAAGAACCAAAGCAAGAAGACGCATGCTGGGTAATATCAGATTGATAGGAGAACTGTATAAGAAGAGAATGTTGACAGAGAGGATTATGCATGAGTGCATCAGGAAGTTATTGGGTCAGCATCAGGATCCGGATGAAGAAGATATTGAAGCTTTGTGCAAGCTCATGAGTACAATTGGGGAGATGATTGACCATCCCAAAGCCAAGGAGCATATAGATGTGTATTTTGAACGGATGAAATCATTATCAAACAACATGAATTTATCTTCAAGGGTGAGGTTCATGTTGAAAGATGCCATTGATTTAAGAAAGAACAAATGGCAACAAAGGAGGAAAGTTGAAGGTCCAAAGAAGATTGAGGAGGTACATAGAGATGCTACCCAAGAGCGGCAGGCCCAAGCTGGTAGGCTGGGTCGTGGTCTGGGCAATAATCCAGTAAGAAGAAACCCCATGGATTTTGGTCCAAGAGGGGCATCTATGTTACCTTCACCTGTTGCCCAAATGGGTGGAGTACGAGGGTTGCCTACTCAAATTCGCGGATATGGTCCACAGGATGTTCGTATGGATGATAGGCATGAGGCAAGAATCCTATCAGTTCCACTGAGTCAAAGACTTGGTGATGATTCAATTACCTTGGGACCCCAAGGGGGTCTTGCTAGAGGAATGTCCATAAGAGGCTCAACCGCAGTTTCAAGTTCAGGAAGTCTTAATGGTTATAGTAATTTGCCAGAGGGCTCAGCATACAGTTCTAGGGAGGACCATGCTCCAAGATATATTCCAGATAGATTTGGTGCTCCGACCGCTTATGATCAACCCAGTGCTAAAGAGAGAAATATGACTTATGGTAACAGTGACATGAGAAATGCAGATAGGAATTTTGACAGACCTGTTCTAACTTCACCTTCCTCTCAACTGCAAGGGACAGTGGTCTCCCAGAATCCTTCTTCAGAAAGGATTTGGCCAGAAGAACGATTACGAGACATGTCAATGGCTGCAATAAGAGAATATTATAG
- the LOC107495043 gene encoding eukaryotic translation initiation factor 4G isoform X2, producing the protein MSFNQSKSDKSDAVYRKSGRSASFNQQRGSSGGAYGRGGSGGGAAPSPSLSSSRSFNKKSNNAQGGQSRVNPTVASSTESSSTNANRTIPNGSHVQPQFHVTNATIKSPESNAQRSTRAIPKAPTSQPPTLSSDSAPPTTPAKGDASKAFPFQFGSISPGFINGMAIPARTSSAPPNLDEQKRDQARHDSFKPPAPAPAPAPAPAPAPAPPVPKQHSVRKDIGNNDQSNAGTRAKKDMQLSSLPPGSQMQKPSVVPLSGISMAMPYHQPQASVQFGSPNPQIQSQGMPTAPLQMPLPMPLPIGNAPQVQQQVFVPGLQPHQMHQGLMHQSQNMSFTPQLSPQLPHQLGSMGLSIGPQYSPQQGGKFAPRKTTPVKITHPETHEELRLDKRADTYSDGGSSGAKSHATVPSQSQPAQPFTVSHPITYYQPNSYSASSGFYPPASSLPLTSSQITPNSQPPRFSYAVSHGQQNVGFMNSSSHNSIPVNKVGTHIPAITEPPAPEFSHNVLNAISPSSGATSMSIKDSSGTGLVDSSVANSNISSARRSHSARSSVASGDANSSLPQKGSEICSEVSLEQSKLSSDSSVLNSLPKQSSASTEVTAAPLKSSSAVSAESVSVVSNDEEKGKEFLSRSNSLKDNQKVQKKGELQHQVAVQSPTVADVPSQAVERSSVISETVGTKTNHSAAVTSEDVAAATAADEDMLLTPSVSMSHAEVKSNGTTELSVCVSAEGPVAQTGYSLNNNDELDEFLQEDKLSKDKVSEMGEKTEISSIQGSKQEHDESTSCVPECERTSDSLVMSTCSALGSPRDVSLSRDDIAVNSGAVSASSGTLDQHSADVPETTSKHLKDSLEIAESVVSLPAPGTKDRPILEQNKVKTTKGKKKRREILQKADAAGSTSDLYNAYKGPEEKKDAVVSAEKEDSVSTSGSLEQFSTGAAQRDCITSEHKAELDDWEDAADMSAPKLEVSDQTEQVTDSCIVTMKRYSRDFLLKFAEQCTNLPEGFEITADIAESLMGANVSSSRDPHPSPGRNIDRTGGMSRIDRRGGAITEEDKWSKVSNAFHSGMRLDGIGGNAGFRPVQGGNFGVLRNPRSPLPYAGAGGILSGPMQSMGNLGGMPRNSSDSDRWQRASSFQQRGLIPSPQSPLQMMHKADKKYEVGKVTDAEEAKQRQLKAILNKLTPQNFEKLFEQVKAVNIDNAVTLTGVISQIFEKALMEPTFCEMYANFCSHLAADLPDFSEDNEKITFKRLLLNKCQEEFERGEREQEEADKADEGEIKLSNEEREEKRTKARRRMLGNIRLIGELYKKRMLTERIMHECIRKLLGQHQDPDEEDIEALCKLMSTIGEMIDHPKAKEHIDVYFERMKSLSNNMNLSSRVRFMLKDAIDLRKNKWQQRRKVEGPKKIEEVHRDATQERQAQAGRLGRGLGNNPVRRNPMDFGPRGASMLPSPVAQMGGVRGLPTQIRGYGPQDVRMDDRHEARILSVPLSQRLGDDSITLGPQGGLARGMSIRGSTAVSSSGSLNGYSNLPEGSAYSSREDHAPRYIPDRFGAPTAYDQPSAKERNMTYGNSDMRNADRNFDRPVLTSPSSQLQGTVVSQNPSSERIWPEERLRDMSMAAIREYYSARDEKEVVLCVKDLNNPSFHPSMVSIWVSDSFERKNTERDLLAQLLVNLVKSQDGTLSPAQLIKGFESVLSTLEDAVNDAPKAPEFLGRVFAKAITEHVVSLNEIGQLIHEGGEEPGSLLEAGLAADVLGSTLEAIQMEKGDTVLSEIRTSSNLRLETFRPPEPLKSRKLENFI; encoded by the exons ATGTCCTTCAATCAATCAAAATCCGACAAGAGTGACGCTGTGTACCGAAAATCCGGGCGATCCGCCAGCTTCAATCAGCAGCGAGGCTCCTCCGGCGGTGCATACGGCAGGGGCGGCAGCGGTGGCGGTGCCGCACCTTCTCCGTCACTATCCTCGAGCCGCAG TTTTAACAAGAAGTCTAATAATGCACAAGGTGGGCAATCTAGGGTAAACCCTACCGTAGCAAGTTCAACCGAGTCTAGTAGTACTAATGCAAACCGGACCATACCAAATGGTAGCCATGTTCAGCCTCAATTTCATG TTACCAATGCAACTATCAAGTCACCCGAGTCAAATGCCCAGAGAAGCACCAGAGCTATTCCAAAAGCTCCTACTTCTCAACCTCCCACCTTGAGTTCTGATTCAGCTCCTCCGACAACCCCTGCTAAGG GAGATGCATCCAAGGCTTTCCCTTTCCAATTTGGATCTATTAGTCCTGGTTTTATTAACGGAATGGCA ATTCCTGCTCGCACAAGCTCAGCTCCACCCAATTTAGATGAGCAGAAGCGTGATCAG GCTCGCCATGATTCTTTTAAACCTCCAGCACCAGCACCGGCACCGGCACCGGCACCGGCACCGGCACCGGCACCTCCTGTTCCAAAGCAGCACTCAGTGAGGAAGGATATAGGTAATAATGATCAATCTAATGCTGGAACTCGGGCAAAAAAAGATATGCAGTTGTCATCATTGCCTCCAGGAAGCCAGATGCAGAAACCTTCAGTTGTTCCTTTAAGTGGAATTTCAATGGCAATGCCATATCATCAGCCACAGGCATCTGTACAGTTTGGCAGTCCCAATCCGCAGATTCAGTCTCAGGGTATGCCAACAGCACCTCTACAGATGCCTTTACCAATGCCTTTGCCAATTGGAAATGCTCCACAAGTGCAGCAACAGGTCTTTGTTCCAGGCCTTCAACCACACCAGATGCATCAAGGACTCATGCATCAGAGCCAAAACATGAGTTTTACTCCTCAACTGAGCCCTCAATTGCCCCATCAGTTAGGTAGCATGGGTCTAAGCATTGGCCCACAATATTCCCCACAGCAAGGAGGAAAATTTGCTCCTCGTAAAACTACTCCTGTCAAGATAACTCATCCTGAGACCCATGAGGAGCTTAGGCTTGATAAAAGGGCAGACACATATTCAGATGGTGGGTCATCTGGTGCTAAATCTCATGCTACTGTGCCTTCTCAGTCTCAACCTGCCCAGCCATTTACAGTTTCTCATCCTATTACTTACTATCAACCCAATTCCTATAGTGCAAGTTCTGGCTTTTATCCACCTGCTAGTTCTCTTCCATTAACAAGTAGTCAGATAACTCCAAATTCTCAACCACCAAGGTTTAGTTATGCAGTGAGCCATGGTCAGCAAAATGTTGGTTTCATGAATTCATCATCTCATAATTCGATACCTGTTAATAAAGTTGGCACTCATATCCCTGCCATTACTGAACCACCTGCTCCAGAATTTTCCCACAATGTGCTTAATGCTATCTCACCATCATCAGGAGCAACATCTATGTCTATTAAAGATAGTAGTGGGACTGGTCTTGTGGACTCCTCAGTTGCCAATTCCAATATTTCTAGTGCCCGAAGGAGTCACTCTGCTAGATCTTCAGTAGCATCTGGTGATGCTAACTCCTCTTTGCCACAAAAAGGTTCTGAAATTTGCTCTGAAGTTTCTTTGGAACAGTCTAAGTTATCCAGTGATTCTTCAGTTTTGAACTCACTGCCAAAACAATCTTCTGCATCTACTGAGGTTACAGCTGCTCCTTTGAAGTCTTCCTCCGCTGTGAGTGCTGAGTCTGTTTCAGTTGTGTCTAATGATGAAGAAAAGGGGAAGGAATTTCTCAGTAGGTCAAATTCTTTGAAAGATAATCAGAAGGTACAGAAGAAAGGCGAATTACAACATCAG GTTGCCGTACAATCTCCTACTGTAGCTGATGTCCCTTCCCAAGCTGTTGAGAGATCTTCAGTCATATCTGAAACTGTAGGAACTAAAACAAACCATTCTGCCGCAGTGACCAGTGAAGATGTAGCAGCAGCTACAGCTGCGGATGAAGACATGCTATTAACTCCCTCTGTTAGTATGTCTCATGCTGAAGTGAAAAGCAATGGCACTACAGAACTTTCTGTTTGTGTTTCAGCTGAAGGGCCTGTCGCTCAAACTGGCTATAGTTTGAATAACAATgatgagctagatgaattttTGCAAGAGGATAAACTGTCAAAGGATAAAGTTTCAGAAATGGGTGAAAAAACTGAAATATCATCTATTCAAGGTTCcaaacaagaacatgatgaatctACAAGCTGTGTTCCAGAATGTGAAAGGACAAGTGATAGTTTAGTCATGTCTACCTGTAGTGCATTGGGTTCTCCTAGAGATGTCTCATTGAGTAGAGATGATATTGCAGTCAATAGTGGAGCTGTTTCCGCAAGTTCTGGCACATTAGACCAGCATTCTGCTGATGTTCCAGAAACAACTTCAAAACATTTGAAAGATAGTTTAGAGATTGCTGAAAGTGTGGTTTCTCTTCCAGCGCCAGGTACTAAGGATAGACCAATTTTGGAGCAAAATAAGGTTAAAACTACTaaggggaaaaagaaaaggagagagaTTCTTCAAAAGGCCGATGCTGCTGGATCAACCTCTGATCTTTATAATGCGTACAAGGGACCTGAGGAAAAGAAGGATGCTGTTGTAAGTGCAGAGAAAGAGGACAGCGTTTCTACTTCTGGAAGTTTAGAGCAGTTTTCTACTGGTGCTGCTCAGCGAGATTGTATAACGAGTGAGCATAAAGCCGAGCTTGATGATTGGGAGGATGCTGCTGACATGTCTGCACCAAAACTTGAAGTTTCAGATCAAACTGAACAGGTTACTGACAGTTGTATAGTTACAATGAAAAGGTACTCTCGAGATTTCCTTTTGAAGTTTGCAGAGCAGTGCACAAATCTTCCTGAAGGATTTGAAATCACAGCTGACATAGCTGAGTCTTTGATGGGTGCCAATGTTAGTAGTTCACGTGATCCACATCCTTCTCCTGGAAGGAATATAGATAGGACTGGTGGGATGTCTAGGATAGATCGGCGTGGAGGTGCTATTACTGAGGAAGACAAGTGGAGCAAAGTTTCCAATGCTTTTCATTCAGGTATGCGTTTGGATGGTATTGGAGGTAATGCAGGATTTCGTCCAGTTCAAGGAGGCAATTTCGGTGTCTTAAGGAATCCTCGCTCACCTCTGCCATATGCTGGAGCTGGAGGGATTCTTTCTGGGCCAATGCAATCCATGGGCAATCTGGGAGGAATGCCAAGAAACAGCTCTGACAGTGACAGGTGGCAGCGTGCTTCTAGCTTCCAGCAAAGGGGTTTGATTCCTTCTCCTCAAAGTCCTTTGCAGATGATGCACAAAGCTGATAAGAAGTATGAGGTCGGTAAAGTGACAGATGCGGAAGAGGCCAAGCAGAGGCAATTGAAAGCTATATTGAATAAGTTAACTCCTCAGAATTTTGAGAAGCTTTTTGAGCAGGTAAAAGCAGTTAACATTGACAATGCAGTAACTCTCACTGGTGTCATCTCACAAATATTTGAGAAGGCTTTGATGGAACCTACCTTCTGTGAAATGTATGCCAATTTCTGTTCACATCTGGCAGCTGATTTGCCTGATTTTAGTGAAGACAATGAGAAGATAACTTTTAAGAGGTTATTATTAAACAAGTGCCAGGAAGAATTTGAGAGGGGTGAAAGAGAACAGGAAGAGGCTGACAAGGCTGATGAAGGTGAGATCAAGCTGTCTAATGAAGAAAGGGAGGAGAAAAGAACCAAAGCAAGAAGACGCATGCTGGGTAATATCAGATTGATAGGAGAACTGTATAAGAAGAGAATGTTGACAGAGAGGATTATGCATGAGTGCATCAGGAAGTTATTGGGTCAGCATCAGGATCCGGATGAAGAAGATATTGAAGCTTTGTGCAAGCTCATGAGTACAATTGGGGAGATGATTGACCATCCCAAAGCCAAGGAGCATATAGATGTGTATTTTGAACGGATGAAATCATTATCAAACAACATGAATTTATCTTCAAGGGTGAGGTTCATGTTGAAAGATGCCATTGATTTAAGAAAGAACAAATGGCAACAAAGGAGGAAAGTTGAAGGTCCAAAGAAGATTGAGGAGGTACATAGAGATGCTACCCAAGAGCGGCAGGCCCAAGCTGGTAGGCTGGGTCGTGGTCTGGGCAATAATCCAGTAAGAAGAAACCCCATGGATTTTGGTCCAAGAGGGGCATCTATGTTACCTTCACCTGTTGCCCAAATGGGTGGAGTACGAGGGTTGCCTACTCAAATTCGCGGATATGGTCCACAGGATGTTCGTATGGATGATAGGCATGAGGCAAGAATCCTATCAGTTCCACTGAGTCAAAGACTTGGTGATGATTCAATTACCTTGGGACCCCAAGGGGGTCTTGCTAGAGGAATGTCCATAAGAGGCTCAACCGCAGTTTCAAGTTCAGGAAGTCTTAATGGTTATAGTAATTTGCCAGAGGGCTCAGCATACAGTTCTAGGGAGGACCATGCTCCAAGATATATTCCAGATAGATTTGGTGCTCCGACCGCTTATGATCAACCCAGTGCTAAAGAGAGAAATATGACTTATGGTAACAGTGACATGAGAAATGCAGATAGGAATTTTGACAGACCTGTTCTAACTTCACCTTCCTCTCAACTGCAAGGGACAGTGGTCTCCCAGAATCCTTCTTCAGAAAGGATTTGGCCAGAAGAACGATTACGAGACATGTCAATGGCTGCAATAAGAGAATATTATAG